From the Manis javanica isolate MJ-LG chromosome 13, MJ_LKY, whole genome shotgun sequence genome, one window contains:
- the MPC1 gene encoding mitochondrial pyruvate carrier 1 isoform X1 yields MKKSPEIISGRMTFALCCYSLTFMRFAYKVQPRNWLLFACHATNEVAQLIQGGRLVKHEMTKKASA; encoded by the exons ATGAAAAAGTCTCCAGAGATCATCAGTGGGCGGATGACGTTCG CCCTCTGTTGTTACTCCTTGACATTCATGAGATTTGCCTACAAGGTACAGCCTCGAAACTGGCTTCTCTTCGCGTGCCATGCCACAAATGAAGTTGCTCAGCTCATTCAGGGAGGACGGCTTGTCAAACACGA AATGACTAAAAAGGCATCGGCATAA
- the MPC1 gene encoding mitochondrial pyruvate carrier 1 isoform X2, producing MAGALVRKAADYVRSKDFRDYLMSTHFWGPVANWGLPIAAINDMKKSPEIISGRMTFALCCYSLTFMRFAYKVQPRNWLLFACHATNEVAQLIQGGRLVKHEMTKKASA from the exons ATGGCGGGAGCGCTGGTGCGGAAGGCGGCGGACTATGTCCGCAGCAAGGACTTCCGGGACTACCTCATGAG TACT CACTTCTGGGGCCCAGTAGCCAATTGGGGTCTTCCCATTGCTGCCATCAATGACATGAAAAAGTCTCCAGAGATCATCAGTGGGCGGATGACGTTCG CCCTCTGTTGTTACTCCTTGACATTCATGAGATTTGCCTACAAGGTACAGCCTCGAAACTGGCTTCTCTTCGCGTGCCATGCCACAAATGAAGTTGCTCAGCTCATTCAGGGAGGACGGCTTGTCAAACACGA AATGACTAAAAAGGCATCGGCATAA